Proteins from a genomic interval of Actinoalloteichus hymeniacidonis:
- a CDS encoding glycoside hydrolase family 3 protein, translating to MSDAELRRLVKGVLLPGFLGSGPPPDWVRAWLAEGLGGVVLFGRNVVDDEQVAALTEVLRAEREHLVVGIDEEGGDVTRLDAELGSVVPGSLALGAAADVELTRSVAAAMGRRLAACGITVDFAPSADLLSPTGDPVIGVRSFGSDPTAAATQVAAFVTGLQSAGVAACLKHFPGHGAAESDSHHALPVLPRTEQEMFDRDLKPFHAGIQAGARSVMTGHLVVEDWGPEPATLNPRVLGGVLRSRLGFEGPIITDALEMAAISGHSPDSIAVDSVVPAGIGRGAVLALAAGADGLCLGGELADESVALAAEEAILAAVSAGILSRERIAESAGRLATIGVPAVDISTAPPARDTVEIGRTAARRALRVRGELQLSGPPLAVDLAVAPTIAVGDVPWGLGPALQAAAASAGLPEIRTLRLTEAEPDRVIAAAAGGPVIVTTRDAHQHRWVRELIGRLAEAGLELVHVETGAPGALLGEFPRIDSHGGSLVSLQAVAELVLDAQTSPKGQTSPKGSS from the coding sequence GTGAGCGACGCCGAACTCCGGCGACTCGTCAAGGGTGTGCTGCTGCCCGGTTTCCTCGGCAGTGGCCCGCCACCGGACTGGGTGCGGGCCTGGTTGGCCGAGGGGCTGGGCGGGGTGGTCCTCTTCGGCCGCAACGTCGTGGACGACGAACAGGTCGCCGCCCTCACCGAGGTGTTGCGAGCCGAACGCGAGCACCTGGTGGTCGGCATCGACGAGGAGGGCGGCGATGTCACCCGCCTCGACGCCGAACTCGGTTCGGTGGTACCCGGCAGTCTCGCGCTGGGCGCGGCGGCCGACGTCGAGCTGACCCGGTCGGTCGCGGCGGCGATGGGCAGACGCCTGGCGGCCTGCGGGATCACGGTGGACTTCGCCCCGAGCGCGGATCTGCTCTCGCCGACCGGTGATCCGGTGATCGGCGTCCGCTCCTTCGGCTCCGACCCGACGGCGGCCGCGACACAGGTCGCGGCCTTCGTCACCGGCCTGCAGTCCGCCGGGGTCGCCGCCTGCCTCAAGCACTTCCCGGGACACGGCGCCGCCGAATCCGATTCGCACCACGCGCTTCCGGTGCTGCCGCGCACCGAACAGGAGATGTTCGACCGCGACCTCAAGCCCTTCCACGCCGGAATCCAGGCCGGGGCGCGGTCGGTGATGACCGGGCACCTGGTCGTCGAGGACTGGGGGCCCGAACCCGCCACCCTCAATCCGAGGGTGCTGGGCGGCGTGCTGCGCAGCCGGCTCGGCTTCGAAGGGCCGATCATCACCGACGCGCTGGAGATGGCCGCGATCTCGGGACACAGCCCCGATTCGATCGCGGTCGACTCCGTGGTGCCCGCAGGCATCGGCCGGGGCGCGGTGCTGGCCCTGGCGGCGGGTGCGGACGGGCTGTGTCTGGGTGGCGAACTGGCCGACGAGAGCGTTGCGCTCGCCGCCGAGGAAGCCATCCTGGCCGCAGTCTCAGCGGGCATCCTCAGCCGAGAACGCATCGCCGAATCCGCAGGAAGGCTCGCCACCATCGGCGTGCCCGCCGTCGACATCTCGACGGCGCCACCGGCGCGGGACACCGTCGAGATCGGTCGCACCGCCGCTCGCCGGGCGTTGCGGGTGCGGGGCGAACTCCAGCTGTCCGGGCCGCCCTTGGCGGTGGACCTCGCGGTGGCGCCGACCATCGCCGTCGGAGACGTGCCCTGGGGGCTGGGACCGGCATTGCAGGCTGCGGCCGCCTCGGCCGGTCTGCCGGAGATCCGGACCCTGCGGCTGACCGAAGCCGAACCGGATCGGGTGATCGCCGCTGCGGCGGGCGGGCCGGTGATCGTCACCACCCGAGACGCCCACCAGCACCGATGGGTGCGTGAGCTGATCGGGCGACTCGCCGAAGCCGGGCTGGAACTGGTACACGTCGAGACAGGGGCACCCGGCGCCCTACTCGGCGAGTTCCCCCGGATCGACTCGCATGGCGGGTCGCTGGTCTCGCTGCAGGCCGTCGCCGAACTCGTCCTCGACGCCCAGACATCGCCGAAGGGCCAGACCTCGCCGAAGGGATCGTCATGA
- a CDS encoding sensor histidine kinase, protein MRERLVSVRSAATYSLINVVTFPIAVAFFCVLMVSAALIPLGIGIITTPMLLVLLRNFSNLERRRAGAYVDRPVQTRRLDLSGRGFGAFREALGDRLIFRDFGWLFVRFTAGMVLGVLTLILAAAPVLSILLIPSWQLLPGLNVAGVEITAWWMALTLLPLQAIVFALLAPFVTPWLARVQAQLSLTLLSSATKRELADRVETLTETRESALVAHGAELRRIERDLHDGTQARLVNIALRLGIAERTFADDPAAAIKLMQQARDGAEEAMTELRDVVRAIYPPILADRGLAGALSALAARCTVPTTLDIGGIGLYEDGTESAAAAETALGRIPAAVEAAAYFVVTEALTNVGKHSGAKLVTVWVRRVGDDLYVAVTDDGKGGINEDGGSGVAGIRRRVAALDGAVTVESPLGGPSTITVELPCGS, encoded by the coding sequence GTGCGGGAACGCTTAGTCTCGGTGCGAAGCGCCGCGACATATTCCCTGATCAATGTTGTCACGTTCCCCATCGCGGTGGCCTTCTTCTGCGTGCTGATGGTCAGCGCGGCGCTGATTCCGCTCGGCATCGGGATCATCACGACCCCGATGTTGTTGGTGCTGCTGCGAAACTTCAGCAACCTGGAGCGTCGCCGGGCCGGTGCCTATGTCGACCGGCCGGTCCAGACCCGTCGGCTGGACTTGTCGGGCCGAGGCTTCGGCGCCTTTCGAGAGGCACTGGGCGACCGGTTGATCTTTCGTGACTTCGGCTGGTTGTTCGTCCGATTCACCGCCGGCATGGTGTTGGGCGTACTGACCTTGATCCTGGCCGCAGCGCCCGTGCTCTCCATCCTCTTGATCCCGTCCTGGCAGTTGCTGCCCGGGCTGAACGTGGCAGGCGTCGAGATCACCGCGTGGTGGATGGCCCTCACGCTGCTGCCGCTACAGGCGATCGTCTTCGCGTTGCTGGCGCCCTTCGTGACGCCGTGGTTGGCCCGCGTGCAGGCCCAGCTGAGCCTCACCCTGTTGTCCTCGGCGACCAAACGCGAACTCGCCGATCGGGTGGAGACGCTGACCGAGACCCGGGAGAGTGCGCTGGTGGCGCACGGCGCCGAACTGCGGCGCATCGAACGCGACCTGCACGACGGCACCCAGGCCCGACTGGTCAACATCGCCCTGCGGCTGGGTATCGCGGAACGGACCTTCGCCGACGATCCCGCTGCGGCGATCAAGCTGATGCAGCAGGCCAGGGACGGCGCGGAGGAGGCGATGACCGAGCTGCGCGACGTGGTCCGAGCCATCTACCCGCCGATCCTCGCCGACCGAGGACTCGCAGGCGCCCTGAGCGCGCTGGCCGCCCGCTGCACGGTGCCGACCACCTTGGACATCGGCGGCATCGGCCTGTACGAGGACGGCACCGAATCGGCCGCCGCAGCGGAAACGGCACTCGGGCGGATTCCGGCCGCGGTGGAGGCGGCCGCGTACTTCGTCGTCACCGAGGCCCTGACCAACGTGGGCAAGCACAGCGGCGCGAAACTGGTCACCGTGTGGGTGCGGCGCGTCGGTGACGATCTCTACGTCGCCGTCACCGACGACGGCAAGGGCGGTATCAACGAGGACGGCGGTTCCGGGGTCGCGGGCATTCGCCGCCGGGTCGCGGCGCTGGACGGCGCCGTGACGGTCGAGAGCCCGCTGGGCGGACCGAGCACTATCACCGTGGAGTTGCCATGCGGGTCGTGA
- a CDS encoding LuxR C-terminal-related transcriptional regulator — MRVVIAEDNVLLAEGLNLLLTSAGFQVAATVADGPSFLAAVAEHQPDVTVVDVRLPPSFRDEGIQAALAARRTGPAVPVLVLSQYVERTYARELLRDGRGGVGYLLKDRVSRVETFLDALRRVADGGTAMDPEVVAQLLVRRDGDAVDTLTPRELEVLRLMAQGRDNAAIAAELVVTERAVHKHIGNIFQKLGLTPDESGHRRVLAVLRYLGGDHDQPTPSALGGR, encoded by the coding sequence ATGCGGGTCGTGATCGCCGAGGACAACGTGTTGCTCGCCGAGGGACTGAATCTGTTGCTGACCTCGGCGGGATTCCAGGTCGCCGCCACGGTCGCCGACGGCCCGAGCTTCCTGGCCGCGGTCGCCGAGCACCAACCCGACGTCACGGTGGTCGACGTGCGACTGCCGCCGAGTTTCCGTGATGAGGGCATTCAAGCCGCCCTCGCCGCCCGCCGTACCGGGCCTGCCGTGCCGGTGCTGGTGCTCTCGCAGTACGTGGAGCGCACCTATGCGCGGGAGCTGCTTCGCGACGGTCGTGGCGGAGTGGGCTACCTGCTCAAGGACCGGGTCAGCCGAGTGGAGACCTTCCTGGATGCGTTGCGTCGGGTCGCCGACGGCGGCACCGCGATGGACCCGGAGGTGGTGGCGCAGCTGTTGGTTCGACGCGACGGCGACGCCGTGGACACCCTGACGCCCCGCGAGCTGGAGGTGCTGCGGCTGATGGCGCAGGGCCGGGACAACGCGGCGATCGCCGCCGAACTCGTCGTCACCGAACGAGCCGTGCACAAGCACATCGGCAACATCTTCCAGAAGCTCGGTCTGACCCCGGACGAGAGCGGACACCGCCGGGTGCTGGCGGTACTGCGTTATCTCGGTGGCGACCACGACCAGCCGACGCCGAGTGCGCTCGGCGGCCGGTAG
- a CDS encoding fluoride efflux transporter FluC translates to MINVLLIAVAGAVGAVLRHLAHALLHREGPRVAWPTLLVNGIGTLLLAALGSAGAAESIGVVLGVGFCGAFTTYATFAAQTVALAEQGHRWQAALNVGLNLVVGVIAVALGTILGQQA, encoded by the coding sequence GTGATCAACGTGCTGCTGATCGCCGTGGCGGGCGCCGTCGGCGCGGTGTTGCGTCATCTCGCCCATGCCCTGCTCCACCGGGAGGGTCCCCGGGTGGCCTGGCCGACGCTGCTGGTCAACGGAATCGGCACCCTGCTGCTCGCCGCCCTCGGCTCGGCGGGAGCGGCGGAATCGATCGGTGTGGTCCTCGGCGTCGGCTTCTGCGGTGCCTTCACCACCTACGCCACCTTCGCCGCCCAGACCGTGGCGCTCGCCGAGCAGGGTCACCGGTGGCAGGCGGCGCTCAACGTCGGACTCAACCTCGTGGTCGGTGTCATCGCGGTCGCACTCGGAACGATCCTCGGGCAGCAGGCCTGA
- a CDS encoding fluoride efflux transporter FluC — MRDIGPLSGYASVAAGGALGTLARYGIGLAVADAPGGKPLGTLGINIVGCLLIGVLTSVLHDGSHPLLRPFLATGVLGGFTTFSAYALDIDGLVATGRPVLAMLYLIGTLGAALIATVAGRRIGHRIARLRRRTG; from the coding sequence ATGAGAGACATCGGCCCGCTGTCCGGCTATGCCTCGGTGGCGGCGGGCGGCGCGCTGGGCACGCTGGCCAGGTACGGCATCGGCTTGGCCGTCGCCGATGCACCGGGCGGGAAACCGCTGGGCACCCTCGGGATCAACATCGTCGGCTGCCTGCTCATCGGCGTGCTGACCTCGGTCCTGCACGACGGCAGCCACCCCTTGCTGCGCCCCTTCCTGGCCACCGGCGTGCTCGGGGGCTTCACGACGTTCTCGGCCTACGCACTCGATATCGACGGGCTCGTCGCGACCGGTCGGCCGGTGCTCGCGATGCTCTATCTGATCGGCACGCTCGGCGCCGCCTTGATCGCGACCGTCGCGGGCCGCCGAATCGGGCATCGGATCGCACGCCTCAGGCGGCGAACCGGGTGA
- a CDS encoding DUF2516 family protein — MSVPSALVPQMWIIFAIWLAGIPTGLFAFVHALSQRADAFVAADKLSKNAWLGITGGATAVLALFQPSGTGALFWIAGLVASLVYLVDVKPRITDVQRGPRW; from the coding sequence ATGTCCGTGCCTTCGGCGCTCGTGCCGCAAATGTGGATCATCTTCGCGATCTGGCTCGCGGGCATTCCGACCGGGTTGTTCGCGTTCGTTCATGCGTTGTCCCAGCGGGCCGACGCATTCGTGGCGGCCGACAAGCTGAGCAAGAATGCCTGGCTGGGGATCACCGGCGGTGCCACCGCAGTGCTGGCGTTGTTCCAACCATCCGGGACCGGGGCGCTGTTCTGGATCGCCGGTCTGGTTGCCTCGCTGGTCTACCTGGTCGATGTCAAGCCGAGGATCACCGACGTGCAACGCGGGCCGCGGTGGTGA
- a CDS encoding YbaK/EbsC family protein — protein sequence MTHPRTLGALELIPALDNLDLLAEPVAAGLRALPEASAARCGVVAIDPDLADTAALTEHYGLSLAVSANCVVVAGKREGVRRFAACLILANTRADVNGVVKRRLDVRKASFAPQAEAVDLAGMEYGGITAIGLPADWPLLIDPAVVATEFVIVGSGLRRSKLVVPGDLLPELPSAEVTAELGKSIG from the coding sequence ATGACCCATCCCCGGACTCTCGGCGCCCTGGAACTGATTCCCGCCCTGGACAACCTGGATCTACTCGCCGAGCCGGTGGCGGCCGGTCTGCGCGCGCTACCGGAAGCCTCCGCAGCCCGCTGTGGCGTCGTGGCGATCGACCCGGATCTGGCCGACACCGCAGCCCTGACCGAGCACTACGGCCTGTCGCTGGCGGTCTCGGCCAACTGCGTGGTCGTGGCGGGTAAGCGCGAGGGCGTCCGACGCTTCGCAGCCTGTCTGATCCTGGCCAACACCCGCGCCGACGTGAACGGGGTCGTCAAGCGACGCCTCGACGTGCGCAAGGCGTCCTTCGCTCCGCAAGCCGAGGCCGTCGACCTCGCGGGCATGGAGTACGGCGGCATCACCGCGATCGGGCTGCCCGCCGATTGGCCGCTGTTGATCGACCCGGCCGTCGTCGCCACGGAGTTCGTCATCGTCGGCAGCGGTTTGCGGCGCAGCAAACTCGTCGTGCCCGGCGACCTGCTCCCCGAACTGCCCTCGGCCGAGGTCACCGCAGAGCTGGGCAAGTCGATCGGCTGA
- a CDS encoding carbohydrate ABC transporter permease: MRPRKATRTWLSVLAIAIGVVYLFPVYWMVSSSVKPANQITSLAYDLVPLGFTLDHYLTVLTESDFLIYLRNSVIVTVTAVALAVLSGLFAALALSRFRFRGRKGFVLMVLIVQMAPFEALLIPMFLFMRDTNLLDTLPSLILVYWVITLPFTLWTLRNFVNGIPIDLEEAAMVDGCGRFQAFWKVTFPLLGPGLVACSVFAFITAWNEFLYALVLMPSGNGQTLPIFLQSFTSVFGVNWGATMATSTLFMLPVVAFFVIVQRNLVSGVTAGAVKG; the protein is encoded by the coding sequence ATGAGGCCCCGCAAGGCCACCAGGACCTGGCTGTCGGTCCTCGCCATCGCGATCGGCGTGGTGTACCTGTTCCCTGTCTACTGGATGGTGAGCAGTTCCGTGAAGCCCGCGAACCAGATCACCTCGCTGGCCTACGACCTGGTCCCACTGGGCTTCACCCTCGATCACTACCTCACCGTGCTCACCGAGTCGGACTTCCTGATCTACCTGCGCAACAGCGTGATCGTGACGGTGACCGCGGTGGCCCTCGCAGTCCTGTCCGGCTTGTTCGCCGCGCTGGCGTTGTCCCGGTTCCGCTTCCGGGGTCGCAAGGGCTTCGTGTTGATGGTGTTGATCGTGCAGATGGCGCCGTTCGAGGCGTTGCTGATCCCGATGTTCTTGTTCATGCGGGACACCAACCTGCTCGATACCCTGCCCTCGTTGATCCTGGTGTACTGGGTGATCACCCTGCCGTTCACGCTGTGGACGCTGCGCAACTTCGTCAACGGCATCCCGATCGACCTGGAAGAGGCCGCGATGGTCGATGGGTGCGGCCGATTCCAGGCCTTCTGGAAGGTGACCTTCCCGTTGCTGGGGCCCGGCCTGGTGGCGTGTTCGGTGTTCGCCTTCATCACCGCGTGGAACGAGTTCCTCTACGCGCTGGTGTTGATGCCGAGCGGCAACGGGCAGACCCTGCCGATCTTCCTCCAGTCGTTCACCTCCGTCTTCGGGGTCAACTGGGGGGCGACCATGGCCACCTCGACGCTGTTCATGCTGCCGGTCGTCGCGTTCTTCGTGATCGTGCAGCGCAACCTGGTCTCCGGCGTCACCGCCGGTGCCGTGAAGGGATGA
- a CDS encoding SIS domain-containing protein, whose product MTDSRAGVHTEAEIAEQPAVFDRLLAARAETAQIAAAIARRRPRFVLLAARGSSDHAALYAKYLTEVLLELPAGLVSPSTTTLYGARPDLSDVLLITVSQSGGSPDLVEVTERARAQGALTVAVTNTMNSDLTGAAELAVDIQAGREVAVAATKTYTATLLSLYLLLDAVRGGSAEHALGLGEVAATALAKAKDPVTEAVQRWRFVDRVVTTGRGFSSATAAEAALKLAETSYLSARSYSGADLLHGPVAAVDEETAVLAIAGEGAGGRATSAVLDVVGSRGADVVAVGSAAHTLTASVQVGVPVTAEEVAPIIEVLPVQQLALGLSVARGFDPDRPRGLNKVTKTR is encoded by the coding sequence ATGACCGACTCGCGGGCCGGTGTCCACACCGAGGCCGAGATCGCCGAGCAACCCGCCGTGTTCGACCGGCTTCTCGCGGCCCGCGCCGAGACCGCGCAGATCGCCGCCGCGATCGCCAGGCGTCGCCCACGGTTCGTGCTGCTGGCCGCCAGGGGGTCGAGCGACCACGCGGCGCTGTACGCGAAGTATCTGACCGAGGTGCTGCTGGAACTGCCCGCCGGGCTGGTCTCACCCTCGACGACCACGCTCTACGGGGCGCGTCCGGACCTCAGCGACGTCCTGTTGATCACGGTCAGCCAGAGTGGCGGCTCGCCGGACCTGGTGGAGGTCACCGAGCGGGCCCGCGCACAGGGTGCGTTGACCGTCGCCGTGACCAACACCATGAACTCGGACCTGACCGGGGCCGCAGAGCTGGCGGTGGACATCCAGGCGGGCCGGGAGGTGGCCGTCGCCGCGACCAAGACCTACACCGCGACCCTGCTGTCGCTGTATCTGCTGCTGGACGCGGTGCGCGGCGGCAGCGCCGAACATGCCCTCGGGCTCGGCGAGGTGGCCGCCACCGCGCTGGCGAAGGCCAAGGACCCGGTCACCGAGGCCGTGCAGCGCTGGCGGTTCGTGGACCGGGTCGTCACGACGGGGCGGGGCTTCTCGTCGGCCACGGCGGCCGAGGCTGCGCTGAAACTGGCGGAGACGAGCTACCTGTCGGCCCGGTCCTACAGCGGCGCCGACCTACTGCACGGTCCCGTCGCCGCCGTCGACGAGGAGACCGCGGTCCTGGCCATCGCGGGCGAGGGCGCGGGCGGCCGGGCCACCTCGGCCGTGCTGGACGTCGTCGGTTCGCGTGGCGCCGACGTCGTCGCGGTCGGTTCGGCGGCCCACACCCTGACCGCCTCGGTACAGGTGGGTGTGCCGGTGACGGCCGAAGAGGTCGCCCCGATCATCGAGGTGCTGCCGGTGCAGCAATTGGCCCTGGGGTTGTCGGTCGCCCGTGGATTCGATCCCGATCGCCCCCGGGGCCTGAACAAGGTCACCAAGACCCGCTGA
- a CDS encoding helix-turn-helix domain-containing protein codes for MERVDKVVNQAVADIGEYIRTQRNNAQISLRQLAKQAGVSNPYLSQIERGLRKPSAEILAQIAKGLRISAETLYLQAGLLERRGGGPVVDAIHADPDLTERQKQALLAVYESFLQEKE; via the coding sequence ATGGAGCGAGTCGACAAAGTGGTCAACCAAGCGGTGGCCGACATCGGGGAGTACATCCGCACCCAGCGGAACAACGCGCAGATCTCCCTTCGGCAGCTGGCGAAGCAGGCGGGTGTCTCCAACCCGTACCTGAGCCAGATCGAGCGCGGCCTTCGCAAGCCAAGCGCCGAGATCCTGGCGCAGATCGCCAAGGGGCTGCGGATCTCCGCCGAGACCCTGTACCTCCAGGCGGGGCTCCTGGAGCGTCGTGGCGGCGGCCCGGTGGTCGACGCGATCCATGCCGACCCAGATCTGACCGAGCGGCAGAAGCAAGCGCTGCTCGCCGTGTACGAGTCTTTTCTCCAAGAGAAGGAGTGA
- a CDS encoding carbohydrate ABC transporter permease, with protein MTATAIQTTPPPRRRLETLLPYLLLAPALITLLVLLGYPALSVLTTSFRELGRGELVRGEVVWTGFDNYLEVIGDSEFWLITLRTVLFTAACVVLTIGIALLLALLMRQLTSGVRLFLQVALLLAWAMPQLSATTVFQWIFDQNYGILNKTLVAIGLDGFERYSWFTTGLSTMAIIATLIVWQAVPFVAMTLYAAVVSIPQDQYESAGLDGASSWQTFRNVTLPPLAPMLALVTFMSILWDFKVFAQVWAFREGGPSGGSTTMPVLQYVEGIARGNFGLAAAISVLMVIVLMAISAQYLRLLLRAQGSER; from the coding sequence ATGACTGCGACCGCGATCCAGACCACTCCGCCGCCACGGCGCCGCCTCGAAACCCTGTTGCCGTACCTGCTGCTCGCTCCGGCGTTGATCACGCTGCTGGTGTTGCTCGGGTATCCGGCGCTCTCCGTGCTGACCACGAGCTTCCGCGAACTCGGTCGGGGCGAGCTCGTCAGAGGCGAGGTCGTCTGGACCGGGTTCGACAACTACCTCGAGGTCATCGGCGACTCCGAGTTCTGGCTCATCACGCTGCGGACGGTGCTCTTCACCGCCGCCTGTGTCGTGCTGACCATCGGTATCGCCCTGTTGTTGGCGCTGTTGATGCGCCAGCTGACCAGTGGGGTACGCCTGTTCCTCCAGGTCGCCTTGCTGCTTGCCTGGGCGATGCCGCAATTGTCGGCCACCACCGTCTTCCAATGGATCTTCGATCAGAACTACGGAATCCTGAACAAGACACTGGTGGCCATCGGCCTCGACGGATTCGAACGATATTCCTGGTTCACCACCGGACTCTCCACCATGGCGATCATCGCGACCTTGATCGTCTGGCAGGCGGTGCCCTTCGTCGCGATGACGCTCTACGCCGCCGTGGTCAGCATTCCGCAGGACCAGTACGAATCCGCCGGGCTGGACGGGGCCAGCTCGTGGCAGACGTTCCGCAACGTCACGCTGCCGCCGCTGGCCCCGATGCTGGCGTTGGTCACCTTCATGTCGATCCTGTGGGACTTCAAGGTGTTCGCTCAGGTCTGGGCCTTCCGTGAGGGCGGCCCGAGCGGCGGCAGCACCACGATGCCCGTTCTGCAGTACGTCGAAGGCATCGCGCGGGGCAACTTCGGACTCGCCGCCGCGATCAGCGTGCTCATGGTGATCGTCCTGATGGCGATCAGTGCCCAATACCTCCGACTACTGCTGCGTGCGCAGGGGAGCGAACGATGA
- a CDS encoding extracellular solute-binding protein, with the protein MKRWTRVAAGAASVALLATGCAGTGGGGGTGDAETLTVWTMDGSLTDEHATALHAEFEEQTGVRVEHVVQQWNGVQDLLTTALASNNPPDVIELGNTQHPSFSAEGVLLDLTDWKDDLAGDQWLAGLAESAEYEGAVYGVPLLAANRVVAYRTDLFEQADVEPPTSWDEWITAIEALEETHGDSGEFQSLYLPGQSWYALLSMIWDNGGEIATESDGTWTGALDSPEARAGIEAYRELVETSDTSAAKDTDEAEPQQFEVFAGGEVAQMISVPWEVASAIEAAPELAENVSAFPIPSIDGGPAPVFLGGQNLAVPIGSDSPELAKTYLELFTSPEYQALIAENGAVPGASTDTSALDENPITAAMAEASAAGRAVPTSPNWAAVEVQNPIKEMLTAYLTDAASLEDASESASTALTDTLSG; encoded by the coding sequence ATGAAGCGCTGGACGAGGGTGGCGGCGGGAGCCGCCTCGGTTGCCTTGTTGGCGACGGGTTGCGCGGGAACCGGTGGCGGGGGCGGCACCGGCGACGCGGAGACGCTGACGGTCTGGACGATGGACGGCTCGCTCACCGACGAGCACGCAACCGCGTTGCACGCCGAATTCGAGGAGCAGACCGGCGTCCGCGTCGAGCACGTCGTGCAGCAGTGGAACGGCGTCCAAGACCTGCTGACGACCGCACTGGCGAGCAACAACCCGCCCGACGTGATCGAGCTCGGCAACACCCAGCACCCGTCATTCTCCGCCGAGGGCGTGCTGTTGGACCTCACCGACTGGAAGGACGACCTGGCCGGCGACCAATGGCTGGCCGGGCTCGCCGAGTCGGCCGAGTACGAGGGCGCCGTCTACGGCGTTCCGCTGCTGGCCGCCAACCGCGTCGTGGCCTACCGCACGGACCTGTTCGAGCAGGCCGACGTGGAACCGCCGACCTCGTGGGACGAGTGGATCACCGCGATCGAGGCCTTAGAGGAGACCCACGGCGACTCCGGCGAGTTCCAGTCGCTGTACCTGCCGGGACAGTCCTGGTACGCCCTACTGTCGATGATCTGGGACAACGGCGGTGAGATCGCCACCGAGTCCGACGGAACCTGGACGGGCGCGCTGGACTCCCCCGAGGCGCGGGCGGGCATCGAGGCCTACCGCGAACTCGTCGAGACCTCCGACACCTCGGCGGCCAAGGACACCGACGAGGCCGAGCCGCAGCAGTTCGAGGTCTTCGCAGGCGGCGAGGTCGCTCAGATGATCTCCGTGCCGTGGGAGGTCGCCAGCGCGATCGAGGCCGCCCCCGAGCTCGCCGAGAACGTGTCGGCCTTCCCGATCCCCTCCATCGACGGCGGACCGGCACCGGTCTTCCTCGGCGGACAGAACCTCGCGGTACCGATCGGCTCGGACAGCCCCGAGCTGGCCAAGACCTACCTGGAGCTGTTCACCAGCCCCGAATACCAGGCGTTGATCGCCGAGAACGGTGCCGTGCCGGGCGCGTCAACCGACACCAGCGCGCTGGACGAGAACCCCATCACCGCCGCGATGGCCGAGGCCTCCGCAGCGGGGCGCGCCGTTCCGACGTCGCCGAACTGGGCGGCCGTCGAGGTGCAGAACCCGATCAAGGAGATGCTGACCGCGTACCTGACGGATGCCGCATCCCTGGAGGACGCCTCCGAGTCGGCCTCCACCGCCCTGACCGACACACTGAGCGGCTGA
- a CDS encoding GntR family transcriptional regulator, producing the protein MLGTTPGGGSPVRVQREPKYWGLKRHLLDLLRSMPPGTPIPTERSLAADFDVSRTTVRQALAELTVEGRLLRVQGKGTFAAEPKVAQRLQLSSYTEDMRAQGRQPASRMLESDELPAETELARLLDVKAGAKVLRLRRLRLADGEPMAIETTHLALGRFRGLRRHIANGGSLYEVLRERFGVELGHAEETIETALASPEEAELLGSEIGLPMLLLSRHSFDTTGEPVEWVRSLYRGDRYKFVARLNPPLDGR; encoded by the coding sequence ATGCTCGGTACGACGCCCGGCGGCGGATCGCCGGTCCGTGTCCAGCGGGAGCCCAAGTACTGGGGCTTGAAACGCCACCTGCTCGACCTACTGCGCTCGATGCCCCCGGGGACACCCATCCCCACCGAACGGTCGCTGGCGGCGGATTTCGACGTCTCCAGGACCACCGTCCGGCAGGCGCTCGCCGAGCTCACGGTGGAGGGCAGGCTGCTCCGGGTGCAGGGCAAGGGCACCTTCGCCGCGGAACCCAAGGTGGCGCAACGTCTCCAGCTGTCCTCGTACACCGAGGACATGCGGGCCCAGGGCAGGCAACCCGCCTCGCGAATGCTGGAATCCGACGAGCTGCCCGCCGAGACGGAGCTGGCCAGGCTGCTGGATGTCAAGGCGGGGGCCAAGGTACTGCGCTTGCGGCGGCTGCGGCTGGCCGACGGCGAGCCGATGGCCATCGAGACGACGCATCTGGCGCTCGGCCGCTTCCGGGGACTGCGCAGACATATCGCCAATGGCGGTTCGCTCTACGAGGTGCTGCGGGAACGATTCGGCGTGGAACTGGGGCACGCCGAGGAGACCATCGAGACCGCGTTGGCCAGCCCGGAGGAGGCCGAACTGCTCGGCTCCGAGATCGGCCTGCCGATGCTGCTTCTCTCCCGACACTCGTTCGACACCACGGGTGAGCCGGTCGAGTGGGTTCGCTCGCTGTATCGGGGCGACCGGTACAAGTTCGTCGCACGCCTCAACCCGCCGCTCGACGGGCGATAG